From a single Rutidosis leptorrhynchoides isolate AG116_Rl617_1_P2 chromosome 5, CSIRO_AGI_Rlap_v1, whole genome shotgun sequence genomic region:
- the LOC139849522 gene encoding uncharacterized protein has protein sequence MPDMTPNSIFRENLEVRSIIDKLREGADLFSAPTTIDHIVFGIASNAKSWPERKEYVKMWWKPDKMRGAVFLDIPLDNKTVPDDVSLLPPVYISDDTSRFRYTWRGGLRSAIRVARVVSETVALNHSNVRWFVFGDDDTVFFPENLVKTLSKYDHNLMYFIGSNSESFVQNRFFSFGMAFGGAGFAISYPLAKSLAKVLDSCLERYHHLYGSDGRISSCLAELGVGITRESGFHQVNFPGDPFGVLAAHPMAPLVTLHHADHLDPIFPNMTSRNAMRHLYKAAELDPHRILQQTVCYDRWFSWTISISWGYAIEVFGSHVLLPDVLRVPQTFRPWKKGNVLNSLFSFDMREHNKDPCKRPVVFHMNTTFLEGENTVSIYKFSAPGNCTRSIGSPRGIEMIKVYAPKLHLNIKQMHAPRRQCCDVLPTSRHEKLEFSIRECHDDELIQMPR, from the exons ATGCCGGATATGACTCCGAATAGTATTTTTAGGGAGAACCTAGaagttagaagcatcatcgacaagctaagagaag GTGCTGATCTGTTTTCTGCTCCTACTACCATTGATCATATCGTTTTTGGGATCGCATCCAATGCGAAATCTTGGCCCGAAAGGAAAGAATATGTTAAGATGTGGTGGAAACCTGATAAAATGAGAGGTGCAGTTTTTCTTGATATTCCGTTAGATAATAAAACTGTACCTGATGACGTGTCACTTCTCCCACCTGTTTATATCTCCGATGACACTTCACGGTTTCGTTACACGTGGCGTGGTGGTCTTCGGTCAGCCATTCGTGTCGCTCGAGTCGTGTCAGAAACAGTTGCATTAAATCATTCAAATGTCAG ATGGTTTGTTTTTGGGGACGATGATACGGTGTTCTTTCCTGAGAATCTTGTGAAGACGCTATCGAAATATGATCATAATCTGATGTATTTCATCGGGTCGAACTCAGAGAGCTTTGTACAAAACAGATTTTTTTCATTTGGAATGGCGTTTGGTGGAGCTGGATTCGCGATTAGTTATCCATTGGCGAAATCATTAGCCAAAGTATTGGATTCGTGTTTAGAACGATATCATCATTTGTATGGAAGCGATGGAAGGATTTCGTCGTGTTTGGCTGAACTTGGAGTTGGGATTACTAGAGAATCTGGTTTTCATCAGGTAAATTTTCC CGGTGATCCGTTTGGAGTATTGGCAGCGCATCCAATGGCACCATTAGTAACTCTTCACCATGCCGATCACTTGGACCCCATCTTCCCAAATATGACAAGTAGAAACGCAATGCGCCATTTGTACAAAGCGGCCGAATTAGATCCTCATAGGATCTTACAACAAACAGTTTGTTACGACCGTTGGTTTTCTTGGACCATATCAATCTCATGGGGCTATGCGATTGAGGTGTTTGGAAGTCACGTACTCTTGCCAGACGTGCTTCGTGTCCCACAAACATTTAGGCCATGGAAAAAAGGTAATGTATTGAATTCGTTGTTTAGTTTTGACATGAGGGAGCACAATAAGGACCCTTGTAAAAGACCTgtcgtgtttcatatgaacacgaCGTTTCTAGAAGGAGAAAATACTGTGAGCATTTACAAATTTAGCGCACCTGGGAATTGCACTAGAAGTATTGGGTCACCAAGAGGAATTGAAATGATCAAAGTGTATGCTCCAAAATTACATCTCAACATCAAACAG atGCATGCTCCTAGAAGACAATGTTGTGATGTATTACCAACATCGAGACACGAAAAGCTGGAATTTAGCATAAGGGAATGTCATGATGACGAGCTGATTCAAATGCCTCGTTAG